One Kitasatospora sp. MAP12-44 DNA segment encodes these proteins:
- a CDS encoding SUMF1/EgtB/PvdO family nonheme iron enzyme translates to MSGERIFISYQRDSAEVAGRLRDALTAAGFETWLDTEQIRHTARWPLAIDHALRDADRLVVLLTEPAMASAEVFNEWFYFYQHRKPLHLIRLDDCDPHYQLLPFQRLEWNATPPRPWDERIAQLVRELRAPFTWPDRDSAVIHLVTSPFAPSRSLPGALAALEHAVRDPDRAVVLSEEQLHEIRAHKPRQLREYLLACYARWCAPQYQLDRRFVRLTLVVDEGTDTADRWTAYPSTRSSDDLREVLRASGAFAHVLLGAPGSGKSTLLRRLEMDVARSGIENPANPVVPFSVSLAEYGLSATEPPPDPLHWLSRRWSTRHPALPSLPELLAEGRVLLLLDGLNELAHSDPSDLRRRVDAWRAFLYEHVRDIPGNQALFTCRTLDYGAMLSSKDVGVPHIRLEPMTRDQVFEYLRLRLPEQADLVQQALSRDPRALSLYRNPYMLRLLINRVQAVGTVPIGRTEAFAGMVRELLRREILSGNQHLHDPELLTERERRLLRDGVTDPTWLPDRGHFIPALTRLAYQMQQAKRGEEKGAVVVDYDTAVELLNGLARLADSSLRAGTDTGILDDDEEAIRFFHQLLQEFFAARQLAAVPDPQRITVEFRASAVQPSLEQVLADLAPGEPLPPLATTGWEETAVMAAALTPDPDGYVLQLLAANPALAGRCLAAPDVRLTTSTRRQVTQGLMDHLADPGVDLRARLQLGRILATVDDPRYTRLTSSHGQALLPQFATIEAGRYRVGANDSPYPLEQPVHEVELTRFELARWPVTNAEYSYFIDAGGYQDDRWWHSTHARNWRAGHGTLDLISREWAKKRDSLRRRPHLPVRMLRDGTTTLHHAVSMVKLAAMSDREIRDALGLIYGTGAPGAPAYWHDSRLADPSHPVVGVSVYEAEAYCAWLTAVTGSRIRLASENEWEAVAAPDGRVFSYGDTFDTYAANTFELHLRTTSPVGVFPTGVSAHGCHDLTGNVFEWTASPATPYPHDPAARGSDAPEAVRICRGGSWRHHQIRARAAYRGRGQCFVRNDDLSFRLARG, encoded by the coding sequence ATGTCTGGCGAGCGCATCTTCATCTCCTACCAGCGCGACTCCGCCGAGGTCGCGGGGCGGCTGCGGGACGCCCTGACCGCGGCCGGGTTCGAGACCTGGCTGGACACCGAGCAGATCCGGCACACCGCCCGCTGGCCGCTGGCCATCGACCACGCCCTGCGAGACGCGGACCGCCTGGTCGTGCTGCTCACCGAGCCGGCGATGGCCTCCGCCGAAGTCTTCAACGAGTGGTTCTACTTCTACCAGCACCGCAAGCCGCTCCACCTGATCCGCCTGGACGACTGCGACCCGCACTACCAGCTCCTGCCCTTCCAGCGCCTGGAATGGAACGCCACCCCGCCCCGGCCCTGGGACGAGCGGATCGCCCAGCTCGTGCGGGAACTTCGTGCCCCCTTCACCTGGCCGGACCGCGACTCGGCTGTGATCCACCTGGTCACCAGTCCCTTCGCCCCCAGCCGCTCCCTGCCCGGCGCCCTGGCTGCGCTCGAACACGCCGTCCGCGACCCCGATCGCGCCGTCGTCCTCAGCGAGGAGCAGCTCCACGAGATCCGCGCGCACAAGCCGCGCCAGCTGCGCGAGTACCTGCTCGCCTGCTACGCGCGCTGGTGTGCACCCCAGTACCAGCTCGACCGCCGCTTCGTACGCCTGACCCTTGTCGTCGACGAAGGCACCGACACCGCCGACCGCTGGACCGCCTACCCCTCGACTCGCTCCAGCGACGACCTGCGCGAAGTCCTGCGTGCCTCCGGCGCGTTCGCACACGTGCTGCTCGGCGCGCCCGGCTCGGGCAAGAGCACCCTGCTGCGCCGACTGGAGATGGACGTCGCCCGCAGCGGCATCGAGAACCCGGCCAACCCGGTCGTCCCGTTCAGCGTGTCGCTGGCCGAGTACGGGCTCAGCGCCACCGAGCCGCCACCCGACCCGCTGCACTGGCTCTCCCGCCGCTGGAGCACCCGCCATCCCGCCCTGCCCAGCCTGCCCGAGCTCCTCGCCGAGGGCCGCGTCCTGCTGCTCCTGGACGGCCTGAACGAACTCGCCCACAGCGACCCGTCCGACCTGCGCCGACGCGTGGACGCCTGGCGAGCCTTCCTGTACGAGCACGTCCGCGACATCCCCGGCAATCAGGCCCTGTTCACCTGCCGCACGCTGGACTACGGCGCGATGCTGAGTAGCAAGGACGTCGGCGTCCCGCACATCCGCCTGGAGCCGATGACCCGCGACCAGGTCTTCGAGTACCTGCGGCTGCGCCTGCCCGAGCAGGCCGACCTGGTCCAGCAGGCACTCAGCCGCGACCCGCGCGCCTTATCCCTCTACCGCAACCCCTACATGCTGCGCCTGCTGATCAACAGGGTCCAGGCGGTCGGCACCGTCCCGATCGGCCGTACCGAAGCCTTCGCCGGCATGGTCCGCGAACTCCTGCGCCGTGAGATCCTCTCCGGCAACCAGCACCTTCACGACCCCGAGTTGCTCACCGAACGCGAGCGCCGCCTCCTACGCGACGGGGTCACCGACCCGACCTGGCTGCCCGACCGCGGCCACTTCATCCCCGCGCTCACGCGCCTGGCCTACCAGATGCAGCAAGCCAAACGTGGCGAGGAGAAGGGCGCAGTGGTCGTCGACTACGACACCGCCGTCGAACTCCTCAACGGCCTGGCCCGCCTGGCCGATTCGTCCCTGCGGGCTGGCACGGACACCGGCATCCTGGACGACGACGAAGAAGCCATCCGCTTCTTCCACCAGCTGCTGCAGGAGTTCTTCGCCGCCCGCCAGCTGGCCGCCGTCCCCGACCCGCAGCGCATCACGGTCGAATTCCGCGCCTCGGCGGTCCAGCCCTCTCTGGAACAGGTCCTGGCCGACCTCGCCCCGGGCGAGCCCCTACCTCCCCTGGCCACCACCGGCTGGGAGGAGACCGCAGTCATGGCCGCCGCCCTCACCCCGGACCCGGACGGCTACGTACTCCAACTGCTCGCCGCCAACCCGGCGCTGGCCGGACGCTGCCTGGCTGCCCCCGACGTCCGCCTCACCACCTCCACTCGCCGCCAGGTCACCCAGGGCCTGATGGACCACCTCGCGGATCCCGGCGTCGACCTGCGCGCCCGCCTTCAGCTCGGCCGCATCCTCGCCACCGTGGACGACCCCCGCTACACCCGTCTCACCAGCAGCCACGGCCAGGCACTGCTCCCGCAGTTCGCCACCATCGAGGCCGGGCGCTACCGCGTCGGCGCCAACGACAGCCCGTACCCGCTGGAACAGCCCGTCCACGAAGTCGAACTGACCCGCTTCGAGCTCGCCCGATGGCCCGTCACCAACGCCGAGTACTCCTACTTCATCGACGCCGGCGGCTACCAGGACGACCGCTGGTGGCACAGCACCCACGCCCGCAACTGGCGCGCCGGCCACGGCACCCTCGACCTCATCTCCCGCGAGTGGGCCAAGAAGCGCGACAGCCTGCGCCGCCGTCCTCACCTGCCCGTCCGGATGCTGCGCGACGGGACCACGACCCTGCACCACGCCGTCAGCATGGTCAAACTCGCCGCAATGAGCGACCGGGAGATCCGCGATGCCCTCGGCCTGATCTACGGCACCGGCGCGCCCGGGGCGCCCGCGTACTGGCACGACAGCCGCCTCGCCGACCCCAGCCACCCCGTCGTCGGTGTCTCGGTCTACGAAGCGGAGGCGTACTGTGCGTGGCTCACCGCCGTCACTGGCAGCAGGATCCGCCTGGCCAGCGAGAACGAGTGGGAAGCCGTCGCAGCCCCCGACGGACGAGTCTTCAGCTACGGCGACACCTTCGACACGTACGCGGCCAACACCTTCGAGCTCCACCTACGCACCACCAGCCCGGTGGGCGTCTTCCCCACCGGTGTCTCCGCGCACGGCTGCCACGATCTGACCGGCAACGTCTTCGAGTGGACCGCCAGCCCCGCCACCCCATACCCACACGACCCGGCCGCGCGCGGCTCCGACGCCCCCGAAGCCGTGCGAATCTGCCGCGGCGGCTCCTGGCGCCACCACCAGATCCGGGCCCGCGCCGCCTACCGCGGCCGCGGCCAGTGCTTCGTCCGAAACGACGACCTGAGCTTCCGCCTCGCCCGCGGCTGA
- a CDS encoding amidohydrolase family protein yields the protein MELLISAGRVLTGPGGDCVDDGAVLVSGGSIAAVGTRAEVEQVAPDGVRRASFPDGTVLPGLINCHVHLAFDAGPDPITSLQEADDTSLLLGMAGRAQQALAAGVTTVRDLGDRGGLAVRLRDAIAEGVLPGPRILAATAPLTPPGGHCWFLGGEVSGEEAIRDRVRRNAESGADVIKVMATGGSLTKGGAATWQSQFSTEELHAVVAEARRAGLPVAAHAHGADGIAAAVAAGVDTIEHCTWMVDGGFEMRADVVADIVAKGIHVCPAASHNWRRFAEYFETERAEQLFGQIRWMAEQGVRLVAGTDAGVPGSVFDGLVGALELYEHLGLSLDRVIDMATSDAARALGIDADTGRIAVGYRADLLVVDGDPLRDLSALRAARLVIAGGRAYGNGAADR from the coding sequence ATGGAGCTGTTGATCTCGGCCGGACGGGTACTCACGGGCCCTGGCGGCGACTGCGTGGACGATGGGGCCGTACTTGTCAGCGGAGGCTCCATCGCTGCGGTCGGGACGCGCGCCGAGGTCGAACAAGTTGCCCCCGACGGCGTGCGGAGGGCGTCCTTCCCGGATGGCACCGTCCTCCCGGGCCTGATCAACTGCCACGTCCATCTCGCCTTCGACGCCGGGCCGGACCCGATTACTTCGTTGCAGGAGGCAGACGACACGAGTCTGCTACTCGGCATGGCCGGCCGGGCGCAGCAGGCCCTGGCCGCGGGTGTGACCACGGTGCGGGACCTGGGTGACCGGGGTGGCCTCGCGGTGCGTCTGCGTGACGCGATCGCGGAGGGAGTTCTGCCCGGTCCGCGGATCCTGGCGGCGACGGCTCCCCTCACCCCACCTGGCGGACACTGCTGGTTCCTCGGTGGCGAGGTGTCCGGCGAGGAGGCTATCCGGGACCGGGTGCGGCGCAACGCCGAGAGCGGCGCCGACGTGATCAAGGTGATGGCCACGGGAGGCAGCCTGACCAAGGGCGGGGCTGCCACCTGGCAGTCCCAGTTCAGCACCGAGGAGCTGCACGCGGTGGTGGCGGAGGCCCGCCGGGCCGGTCTGCCCGTCGCGGCCCACGCCCATGGCGCGGACGGTATCGCCGCCGCGGTCGCCGCCGGAGTGGACACCATCGAGCACTGCACCTGGATGGTCGACGGGGGCTTCGAGATGCGCGCCGACGTGGTCGCCGACATCGTCGCCAAGGGGATCCACGTGTGCCCGGCGGCCAGCCACAACTGGCGGCGCTTCGCCGAGTACTTCGAGACAGAGCGGGCCGAGCAACTCTTTGGCCAGATACGGTGGATGGCCGAGCAAGGGGTCCGTCTGGTGGCTGGAACGGATGCCGGGGTGCCGGGCTCCGTGTTCGACGGCCTCGTGGGCGCTCTCGAGCTCTACGAACACCTGGGCCTCTCCCTGGACCGCGTCATCGACATGGCCACCAGCGATGCCGCCCGCGCGCTCGGAATCGACGCCGACACCGGACGGATCGCCGTCGGCTACCGCGCCGACCTGCTCGTCGTCGACGGTGACCCGCTCCGCGACCTGAGCGCGCTGCGCGCCGCACGCCTCGTCATTGCAGGAGGACGTGCATACGGCAACGGAGCAGCCGACCGTTAG
- a CDS encoding MAB_1171c family putative transporter yields MTVVTALAGAVFAVALIWKLYQLVKARHDDPLRAVTLCLACIGAAFPLGLAAGARAFDNVAGHGSAKLLQNVLLLGAYYWLMCFYLYSASDRRRGRIRARWEAVPLVVAIGAISLAALTAPQSVKDLLFAPTDMRVPQVTVFYLVAGLYMIYAIASALRWTWRYAQVSTRPLTTGLRLAAAGMAGMVAASSVRAVLVMLWWSGGSAPPVLLQSANLLLVLAIPLFMVGVSYPGFATRVAAVRIWRHHRRLYRRLHPLWTVLHEAYPEDALNRVPVSRWDHVLSLRSVHHRYYRRVIECRDGLVRISPYLADLGAGVGETSPAALAEHLRTALQTYASGGSATSTAVPIAMPHSDDLDADVRQLAALADAVRSA; encoded by the coding sequence ATGACCGTCGTGACAGCACTTGCCGGTGCGGTTTTCGCCGTCGCCCTGATCTGGAAGCTGTACCAACTGGTCAAAGCGCGCCACGATGACCCGCTCCGCGCGGTCACGCTGTGCCTTGCGTGTATTGGCGCGGCATTCCCACTCGGCCTTGCGGCTGGCGCGAGGGCCTTCGACAACGTCGCCGGACATGGCTCAGCCAAGCTCCTGCAGAACGTCCTGCTCCTCGGTGCCTACTACTGGCTGATGTGCTTCTACCTCTACTCGGCGTCAGATCGCCGCCGGGGGCGAATCCGCGCCCGGTGGGAGGCAGTTCCACTCGTCGTTGCCATCGGAGCCATCTCCCTGGCAGCTCTCACTGCTCCCCAGAGCGTCAAGGACCTCCTATTCGCGCCAACGGACATGCGGGTCCCCCAGGTCACCGTCTTCTACCTGGTCGCCGGACTGTACATGATCTACGCAATCGCCTCGGCACTGCGCTGGACCTGGCGCTATGCCCAGGTGTCGACCCGCCCCCTGACCACCGGGCTACGGCTGGCAGCAGCAGGCATGGCGGGCATGGTGGCAGCCAGCTCGGTCCGCGCGGTCCTCGTCATGCTCTGGTGGTCGGGCGGTTCAGCTCCACCGGTGCTACTCCAGAGCGCGAATCTCCTCCTGGTCCTCGCGATCCCACTCTTCATGGTCGGCGTCAGTTACCCCGGCTTCGCCACACGGGTCGCCGCGGTACGAATCTGGCGGCACCATCGTCGCCTCTACCGGCGGCTGCACCCGCTCTGGACGGTGCTGCACGAGGCGTACCCCGAAGACGCCCTGAATCGCGTACCCGTCAGCCGATGGGACCACGTCCTTTCCCTTCGAAGCGTTCACCATCGCTACTACCGGCGCGTCATCGAGTGCCGTGACGGCCTGGTGCGCATCAGTCCGTACCTCGCAGACCTCGGCGCCGGTGTCGGCGAGACCTCGCCGGCGGCTCTGGCCGAGCACCTGCGAACGGCACTCCAAACCTACGCGTCAGGCGGCTCGGCGACTTCGACGGCGGTTCCGATAGCGATGCCGCACAGCGACGACCTTGACGCCGACGTACGACAACTCGCGGCACTGGCAGATGCGGTGAGATCCGCATAG
- a CDS encoding helix-turn-helix domain-containing protein has product MTEQVVRSLADKLNHLFATFKPRGGQEYSNEHVAAAIGKAGVAISQSYIWQLRKGKKENPTLKHLQALAGFFGVPAAYFFDDEVADRVEGQLSLLTAEQERLDKAVGSGDAKLMAMRAGELSSERRKQVMDLLDVVYQLEQAERRGL; this is encoded by the coding sequence GTGACCGAGCAGGTAGTCCGTAGCCTGGCGGACAAGCTGAACCACTTGTTCGCGACCTTCAAGCCCCGTGGGGGCCAGGAGTACAGCAACGAGCACGTCGCGGCAGCCATCGGCAAGGCTGGCGTCGCGATCTCGCAGAGCTACATCTGGCAGCTGCGCAAGGGCAAGAAGGAGAACCCGACCCTCAAGCACCTGCAGGCTCTGGCGGGTTTCTTCGGGGTGCCCGCGGCCTACTTCTTCGACGACGAGGTGGCGGACCGAGTCGAAGGGCAGTTGAGTCTCCTGACGGCGGAGCAGGAGCGCCTGGACAAGGCTGTCGGTAGCGGCGACGCGAAGCTGATGGCCATGCGCGCGGGTGAGTTGTCCTCGGAGCGGCGCAAACAGGTGATGGATCTTCTCGACGTCGTCTATCAGTTGGAGCAGGCGGAACGTCGAGGCTTGTGA
- a CDS encoding ABC transporter ATP-binding protein has product MPPNDVAPADHAVAFNRPAEAEPVVGVDGLRKSYGDKEAVRGVSLEIRTSEVFGLIGPNGAGKTTTLECLVGVRRPTAGLIRVLGFDPAGRSLELRRQLAVQPQEGTLFPQLRVRETIEMWASFYSQPMDVDQVLSEVGLAEQAGQKVKALSGGQRRRLLLAVSIVGRPKLLVLDEPAAGLDPQARELLWNVIRAHRRAGGSTLLTTHDMNEAAQLCDRVGVLVAGKVVASGTPAELVRDLGGLSTISFTTDAPASLAAVRMLPGVSGVRTESSRGRVLVQVSTKQGDAVLKHVASTPTLNAMDLSVAHGGLDEVFRNLVASASKDSGDDKAGGSDESS; this is encoded by the coding sequence ATGCCACCGAACGATGTGGCGCCCGCCGATCACGCGGTCGCATTCAACCGGCCAGCCGAGGCTGAGCCAGTCGTGGGCGTCGACGGGCTGCGGAAGAGCTACGGCGACAAGGAGGCCGTCCGCGGGGTCTCCCTGGAGATCCGCACCAGCGAGGTCTTCGGGCTTATCGGACCGAACGGTGCCGGCAAGACAACCACGCTGGAATGCCTGGTGGGGGTACGTCGGCCGACTGCCGGACTGATTCGGGTCCTCGGCTTCGATCCGGCAGGCCGGAGCTTGGAGTTACGGAGGCAGTTGGCAGTCCAGCCTCAGGAAGGCACCCTGTTTCCGCAGCTCAGGGTGCGGGAGACCATCGAAATGTGGGCTTCCTTCTACTCCCAGCCCATGGACGTTGACCAGGTGCTGAGCGAGGTCGGGCTGGCCGAGCAGGCAGGGCAGAAGGTCAAAGCGCTGTCCGGCGGGCAGCGACGCAGGCTGCTGCTCGCGGTCAGCATCGTCGGTCGTCCGAAGCTGCTGGTGCTGGACGAGCCGGCTGCCGGCCTCGACCCGCAGGCGCGCGAGCTCCTGTGGAACGTGATCAGAGCACACCGCCGAGCGGGTGGATCCACACTGCTGACCACACACGACATGAATGAAGCTGCCCAGCTCTGCGATCGCGTGGGGGTGTTGGTGGCGGGGAAAGTGGTCGCCTCGGGTACCCCGGCGGAACTCGTCCGCGACCTCGGTGGTCTCAGCACCATCTCCTTCACCACTGACGCGCCCGCATCCCTGGCCGCGGTCCGGATGCTTCCAGGGGTATCTGGCGTGCGGACGGAATCCTCGCGCGGACGAGTCCTGGTACAGGTGAGCACCAAGCAGGGCGATGCCGTGTTGAAGCATGTCGCCTCCACTCCCACGCTGAATGCCATGGATCTGTCGGTCGCCCACGGGGGATTGGACGAGGTGTTCCGTAA